In one window of Massilibacterium senegalense DNA:
- a CDS encoding histidine kinase N-terminal domain-containing protein, whose protein sequence is MTEEKIMSPSSIERISTFLDDHIFYFLEEWLKVSKIIKDDPFYEEVKKNGIMTVRLVIKSLTGSYTNVVEKLMKKVANERIQANVNISEFVYNINVGRKIVIDKVLSEDSFSFDEKIYTILVTNRLFDDYAYLAVREYTKIKDQIILNKSLFIQEMHQDRLSLLGQLSAGFAHEFRNPLTAVKGFVQLLEQQVTDETTEKYFEIINRELDKLQGKINQFLYFSKIEGITEEKKSFQLEPAIKEMIDLLYPRIVEEKIVVTKQMEQDLYVCGVEEQLKQVILNILNNAVDELKMTKKQEKNIHITATSKDECVELCISNNGPQIPQHIIDNIFSPFVSTKQLGTGIGLSVCKKIIDLHDGRVEVYSSEEKTGFLIQLPRCREHEK, encoded by the coding sequence ATGACAGAAGAAAAAATAATGTCCCCTTCAAGTATAGAAAGAATTTCTACATTTTTAGATGACCACATTTTCTATTTTCTAGAAGAATGGTTAAAGGTTTCGAAAATTATAAAAGACGATCCCTTTTATGAAGAAGTGAAAAAAAATGGGATTATGACAGTCCGTCTTGTCATTAAATCTTTAACAGGTTCTTATACAAACGTAGTGGAAAAATTAATGAAAAAAGTAGCGAATGAACGGATTCAAGCTAATGTTAATATTAGTGAGTTTGTTTACAATATTAACGTTGGTCGAAAAATTGTGATTGATAAAGTGTTAAGCGAAGATAGTTTTTCGTTTGATGAAAAAATATACACTATTTTGGTAACGAATCGGTTATTTGATGATTATGCGTACCTAGCTGTTCGGGAATATACAAAAATTAAAGATCAAATTATTTTAAATAAAAGTTTGTTTATCCAAGAAATGCATCAAGATCGTTTATCTTTACTTGGACAACTATCGGCTGGATTTGCCCATGAATTCCGTAATCCTTTAACAGCTGTGAAAGGATTTGTTCAGTTGCTTGAGCAACAAGTAACAGACGAAACAACCGAAAAATATTTTGAAATCATTAACCGAGAACTAGATAAGCTACAGGGGAAAATTAATCAATTTTTATATTTTTCAAAAATAGAAGGAATTACGGAAGAAAAGAAAAGTTTTCAATTAGAACCAGCCATTAAGGAAATGATTGATTTACTTTACCCGCGAATTGTAGAAGAAAAAATTGTTGTAACAAAACAAATGGAACAAGACCTTTATGTATGCGGTGTAGAAGAACAATTAAAACAAGTGATTTTAAATATTTTAAACAATGCAGTAGATGAATTGAAAATGACAAAAAAGCAAGAAAAGAATATTCATATTACGGCAACATCGAAAGACGAATGCGTGGAATTGTGCATTTCTAATAATGGCCCTCAGATTCCGCAACATATTATTGACAACATTTTCTCTCCTTTTGTCAGTACAAAACAATTAGGGACTGGAATTGGTTTATCGGTATGTAAAAAAATTATTGATTTACATGACGGACGAGTGGAAGTGTATTCTTCGGAAGAAAAAACGGGTTTTTTGATTCAATTACCGAGATGTCGTGAACATGAAAAATAG
- a CDS encoding DegV family protein — MALQIITDTGCDLPPHIIEQYEIDVLPLMVDLNNHQYEDGKTLHPKKLYEAMREGAVAKTSQVPPLLLKETFEKYAKQKKDCLYITFSSKLSGTYQTAQLMKNEIVEEYPDFKCEMVDSKCASLGQGLAVYLTANEQKNGKSDEEVIEAAHFYTSHMEHLFTVDDLEYLLRGGRVSRTSAFVGSLLKIKPLLHVEDGSLVPLEKIRGRKKVLKRMADVMVERGVQLENQTIAISHGDDMEGVEELKSYIEQHFPIKECIVYYVGCAIGAHSGPGTIALFFLNKTK, encoded by the coding sequence ATGGCACTCCAAATAATTACAGACACAGGTTGTGACTTACCACCTCATATTATAGAACAATATGAAATTGATGTGTTACCGCTTATGGTAGATCTAAATAATCACCAATATGAAGACGGGAAAACGTTGCATCCAAAAAAACTATATGAAGCTATGCGAGAAGGAGCTGTTGCTAAAACATCACAAGTTCCCCCACTACTATTAAAGGAAACTTTCGAGAAATATGCAAAACAAAAGAAAGATTGCCTATATATAACATTTTCATCCAAACTGTCAGGAACGTATCAAACTGCGCAACTAATGAAAAACGAAATAGTTGAAGAATATCCTGATTTCAAATGTGAAATGGTGGATTCTAAATGTGCATCCTTAGGACAAGGATTAGCCGTTTACTTAACAGCTAATGAACAAAAAAATGGAAAAAGCGATGAAGAAGTGATTGAAGCTGCACATTTTTATACTAGTCATATGGAACATTTATTTACCGTAGATGATTTGGAATATTTATTACGCGGTGGCCGGGTAAGTCGTACTTCTGCTTTTGTAGGTAGCTTGTTAAAAATCAAGCCACTTTTACATGTAGAAGATGGATCTTTAGTTCCACTTGAAAAAATTCGCGGTCGAAAAAAAGTATTAAAGCGGATGGCGGATGTAATGGTAGAGCGTGGCGTTCAATTAGAAAATCAAACGATCGCCATTAGTCACGGGGATGATATGGAAGGTGTGGAAGAACTAAAATCTTATATCGAGCAACATTTCCCGATTAAAGAATGTATTGTCTACTATGTCGGTTGTGCCATTGGTGCACATTCAGGTCCAGGTACCATTGCTTTATTCTTTTTAAATAAAACAAAATAG
- a CDS encoding YitT family protein, whose amino-acid sequence MFEKFIKMVVIILGALLNAVALNFFLIPANVYASGFTGIAQLLTNFLPLSTGILLALLNIPVVILAWVRVGRFFTIFSIISIFLLSLFLEVIPVEAISGNVLLNAVFGGVIGAIGTGLTLKYGASTGGLDIIAMVLSRISNQSVGNYFFILNGLIVSVTGVLFGWELALYTLVTLYVSSRVIDAIHTSNVKLTAMIMTKHGDELVSAIQQKLIRGITVVPATGGYTKENLEMLVMVLTRYELYYLEKIIKEVDENAFVNIVQTTKVYGFFRKDFE is encoded by the coding sequence ATGTTTGAAAAGTTTATAAAAATGGTAGTGATTATTTTAGGCGCGCTCTTAAATGCAGTAGCGTTAAATTTTTTTTTAATTCCAGCGAACGTCTATGCAAGTGGTTTTACAGGGATTGCCCAATTGTTAACAAATTTTCTTCCCTTATCCACAGGAATTCTGTTAGCACTTTTAAATATTCCAGTCGTTATTTTAGCGTGGGTACGAGTAGGGCGTTTTTTTACGATTTTTAGTATTATTAGCATTTTTTTGCTATCTCTATTTTTAGAAGTTATTCCGGTTGAAGCCATTTCAGGTAATGTTTTATTGAATGCTGTGTTTGGTGGTGTAATCGGTGCAATCGGTACTGGGCTAACATTAAAGTACGGAGCTTCTACAGGTGGATTAGATATTATAGCGATGGTATTATCCCGGATTAGTAACCAATCGGTTGGGAATTACTTTTTTATTTTAAATGGGTTAATCGTTTCTGTAACAGGAGTTTTATTTGGATGGGAATTAGCGTTATATACGTTAGTAACATTGTATGTTTCCTCTAGGGTCATTGATGCCATTCATACGAGTAATGTGAAGTTAACTGCCATGATTATGACGAAACATGGAGATGAATTAGTGAGCGCTATTCAGCAAAAGTTAATACGAGGGATTACAGTTGTTCCTGCTACAGGTGGATATACAAAAGAAAATTTAGAAATGCTTGTCATGGTATTAACTCGTTATGAATTATATTATTTAGAAAAGATTATTAAAGAAGTGGATGAAAATGCGTTTGTAAACATCGTACAAACAACAAAAGTGTATGGTTTTTTCAGAAAAGATTTCGAATAA
- a CDS encoding BsuPI-related putative proteinase inhibitor, which translates to MKKQLLLLICFCGILFSFGCASTIPEVKTEEKWMDEKENAQKELVEGFPVRVTAKEQADQTIKLKVSVTNQTKQDATFIFLTENLYYFQVKTEVGDVLYDSIGRNKENNYVRELKVKQGEALAFEAMWDGTVNGAKISNGTYEVTGGILVNKTENIEIDENGLFDTVPLEVTTH; encoded by the coding sequence GTGAAAAAACAGTTGTTATTGCTAATTTGTTTTTGTGGTATTTTGTTTAGCTTTGGATGTGCTTCGACTATTCCAGAAGTAAAAACAGAAGAAAAATGGATGGATGAAAAAGAGAATGCACAAAAAGAATTAGTAGAAGGATTTCCGGTACGAGTAACGGCAAAAGAGCAAGCGGATCAAACGATAAAATTGAAAGTATCTGTTACAAATCAAACAAAACAAGATGCAACATTTATTTTTTTAACAGAGAACTTATATTATTTTCAAGTGAAAACAGAAGTTGGAGACGTTTTGTATGATAGTATTGGAAGGAATAAAGAAAATAATTATGTGCGAGAATTAAAAGTGAAGCAAGGAGAAGCATTAGCTTTTGAAGCAATGTGGGATGGAACGGTAAATGGTGCTAAAATATCCAATGGTACGTATGAAGTGACAGGTGGAATATTAGTAAATAAAACAGAAAATATAGAAATAGATGAAAATGGATTATTTGACACGGTTCCTTTAGAAGTAACTACGCATTAA
- a CDS encoding Cof-type HAD-IIB family hydrolase — translation MHNPNPYLIALDLDGTLLQDDKTISTKTKNVIHRLQNEGNIVVIATGRPYRASATYYHELGLKTPIVNFNGAFTHDPTGSFGTYHTPVDLPIAKDVFEICDHYSVPNYLAEVKDQVYLRHPDRTIVDVFSKGNPSIYTGDLKNIMNVSPTSLLIQPKDEQMGTINEKLKEAHAEVINHRTWAPPWNMIEIVKAGMNKAVGLEKIANYYQIPRERIIAFGDEDNDIEMLTYAGHGIAMGNAIDELKEVANDITKTNMENGIAHYLEEVMSL, via the coding sequence ATGCATAATCCAAATCCTTATCTCATTGCTTTAGATTTAGATGGTACGCTTCTCCAAGATGATAAAACAATTTCAACAAAAACAAAAAATGTGATCCATCGCCTTCAAAACGAAGGAAATATCGTTGTCATTGCTACCGGTCGTCCTTACCGAGCGAGTGCGACGTACTATCACGAACTTGGGTTAAAAACACCAATTGTGAACTTTAACGGTGCATTTACGCACGATCCAACTGGAAGTTTCGGAACCTATCACACACCTGTTGATCTTCCCATTGCAAAAGATGTATTTGAAATTTGCGACCATTATTCTGTCCCTAACTACTTAGCCGAAGTAAAAGACCAAGTTTATTTACGCCACCCCGATCGAACAATTGTTGATGTCTTTTCCAAAGGAAATCCTTCTATTTACACAGGAGATTTAAAAAATATTATGAACGTCTCACCAACCTCTTTATTAATTCAGCCAAAAGATGAACAAATGGGAACGATTAACGAAAAATTAAAAGAAGCACATGCCGAAGTGATTAATCATCGCACATGGGCACCTCCTTGGAACATGATTGAAATCGTGAAAGCCGGCATGAACAAAGCCGTCGGACTTGAAAAAATCGCGAATTACTACCAAATTCCAAGAGAACGCATCATTGCCTTTGGAGATGAAGATAATGATATCGAAATGTTAACATATGCTGGTCATGGAATTGCAATGGGAAATGCAATTGATGAACTAAAAGAAGTAGCGAACGACATTACAAAAACAAATATGGAAAATGGCATTGCTCATTATTTAGAAGAAGTCATGTCTTTATAA
- a CDS encoding prolyl oligopeptidase family serine peptidase, which translates to MIGIFHEWVHDIPVLHIVKGTKKDEQLPTVIFIHGFTSAKEHNLHYAYYLAEKGFRVLLPEAKFHGERAEEVPYATFLLSFWEIVIQNIQDVKTIKEHYEEKGYIDPNRIGVAGTSMGAITTLGALTQYDWVKAAVSLMGAPAYVALAEAQVEAMKHHYADHFDNIDIDEQLGRLKKYDLSIHMHALQKRPLLFWHGKQDTVVPFQNAYIFYEEAKSHYGGDIEKLQFIADEKAGHKVSRQGVLQTVAWFERFL; encoded by the coding sequence ATGATTGGAATTTTCCATGAATGGGTACACGACATTCCGGTTTTACATATTGTAAAGGGAACAAAGAAAGACGAACAACTTCCGACTGTTATATTTATACACGGTTTTACAAGTGCAAAAGAACATAATTTGCATTATGCTTATTACTTGGCAGAAAAAGGCTTTCGTGTATTATTACCAGAAGCAAAATTTCATGGAGAGCGTGCGGAAGAAGTGCCTTACGCAACATTCCTTCTTTCGTTTTGGGAAATTGTGATTCAAAATATTCAAGATGTAAAGACCATTAAGGAACATTATGAAGAAAAAGGATATATAGATCCGAATCGTATCGGGGTTGCTGGAACGTCAATGGGGGCGATTACGACACTTGGAGCTTTAACGCAATATGACTGGGTTAAAGCGGCCGTTTCGTTAATGGGAGCTCCTGCATATGTAGCGTTAGCAGAAGCGCAAGTCGAGGCAATGAAGCATCATTATGCAGATCATTTTGACAATATTGATATAGATGAACAATTAGGGCGTTTAAAAAAATATGATTTATCGATACATATGCATGCATTGCAAAAACGTCCGCTTTTGTTTTGGCACGGAAAACAAGATACCGTCGTTCCGTTTCAAAATGCATATATTTTTTATGAAGAAGCAAAATCGCATTACGGTGGAGATATAGAAAAGTTGCAATTTATTGCAGATGAAAAAGCGGGGCATAAAGTTTCACGTCAAGGGGTATTACAAACAGTAGCATGGTTTGAAAGATTTTTATAA
- a CDS encoding metal-sulfur cluster assembly factor, producing the protein MTPEEKETIKGHMMSQLEYVMDPELGVDIVNLGLVYDVDVSDDGVALVTMTLTSMGCPSVGDIIAQLKVHLEVIPGVEKAEANIVWSPPWTKDKMSRYAKIALGVHE; encoded by the coding sequence ATGACACCTGAAGAAAAAGAAACAATAAAAGGTCATATGATGTCCCAATTAGAATATGTCATGGATCCGGAATTAGGAGTGGATATTGTCAATCTTGGATTAGTGTACGATGTGGACGTTTCCGACGACGGCGTAGCTTTAGTCACAATGACATTAACGTCGATGGGATGCCCAAGTGTGGGTGACATTATCGCTCAACTAAAGGTACATCTAGAAGTTATCCCAGGAGTGGAAAAAGCAGAAGCAAATATTGTTTGGAGCCCACCTTGGACAAAAGATAAAATGAGTCGTTATGCAAAAATTGCATTAGGGGTTCATGAATAA
- the argC gene encoding N-acetyl-gamma-glutamyl-phosphate reductase has protein sequence MKVGIIGATGYGGVELIRILYLHPNVSSFSVYSSSMEGKKIDESYPHFYGMPLTLQPIDPEKIAKDVDVVFCATPSGVSAKIVPELIKAGVPVIDLSGDFRLKDRTQYKEWYKKDPVPQNYLDKAIYGLTEWVEEDLKGVRFISNPGCFPTATLLGLGPLLKNDLIDVDSIIIDAKTGVSGAGRSLTIKSHFGETNENLAVYKLNHHQHIPEIEQMLRRWNPDVTPITFSTHLVPMTRGIMVTTYAKAKKALTEKQLRAIYKEKYDHHYFVGIRPEGVFPTTKEVYGSNFCDIGVTYDERTGRITVVSVIDNLMKGAAGQAVQNFNLMFGFDEKAGLDFMPIYP, from the coding sequence ATGAAAGTAGGAATTATCGGAGCAACAGGATACGGAGGAGTAGAATTAATTCGTATTCTTTATTTACATCCAAATGTTTCATCGTTTTCTGTATATTCTTCGTCGATGGAAGGAAAAAAAATAGATGAAAGCTATCCGCATTTTTACGGAATGCCATTAACGTTACAACCAATTGACCCGGAAAAAATCGCAAAAGATGTAGACGTTGTTTTTTGTGCTACTCCATCTGGTGTATCTGCTAAAATTGTACCGGAATTAATCAAGGCGGGTGTGCCAGTGATTGATTTATCAGGAGATTTTCGTTTAAAAGATCGTACACAGTATAAAGAATGGTATAAAAAAGACCCAGTACCACAAAATTATTTAGATAAAGCAATTTATGGATTAACAGAGTGGGTAGAAGAAGATTTGAAAGGTGTACGTTTTATTTCGAATCCTGGCTGTTTCCCAACTGCAACGTTATTAGGGTTAGGGCCACTTTTGAAAAATGATTTAATCGATGTCGATTCTATTATTATTGATGCAAAAACCGGAGTAAGTGGTGCTGGTCGTTCATTAACCATCAAATCACATTTCGGAGAAACAAATGAAAATTTAGCGGTATATAAATTAAATCATCATCAGCACATCCCAGAAATCGAGCAAATGTTACGTCGTTGGAATCCGGATGTGACACCCATTACGTTTAGTACGCATTTAGTTCCAATGACTAGAGGAATTATGGTAACAACATACGCAAAAGCAAAAAAAGCACTAACAGAAAAACAATTACGTGCCATTTATAAAGAAAAATATGATCATCATTATTTCGTTGGTATTCGACCGGAAGGAGTATTTCCAACGACAAAAGAAGTGTATGGCTCAAACTTCTGTGATATTGGGGTTACATATGATGAACGTACAGGAAGAATTACAGTCGTATCTGTCATTGATAATTTAATGAAAGGTGCTGCTGGTCAGGCCGTTCAAAACTTTAATCTGATGTTTGGATTTGATGAAAAAGCAGGGCTTGATTTTATGCCTATTTATCCATAA
- the argJ gene encoding bifunctional ornithine acetyltransferase/N-acetylglutamate synthase: protein MTTSKIKKLEKGTITSPKGFSASGTHIGLKKKKLDLAVLYSEAPATAAAVYTLNQVQAAPIAVTKEAIAKEEKIQAVVINSGNANACTGTQGIKDAKEMQQLTAELFHIPSHYVAVSSTGVIGQLMPMDVVQKGIQNVTLQEEDGGKNFATAILTTDTYTKTSAYQLELNGETITIAGVCKGSGMIHPNMATMLAFITTDANIEAAALKKALSEVTNQTFNCITVDGETSTNDMVLVLANGLASTHTLTETDENYSLFVEALRLVSEDLAKKIARDGEGATKLIEVTVKGAKTNKEAGIIAKKIAGSDLVKTAVYGKDANWGRIICAIGHSEQPINPDTVDIAIGPINMLAQSQPVVFDEEKASEYFEKNEKIEIFVDLHVGDGSQKAWGCDLTYDYVKINASYRT, encoded by the coding sequence ATGACAACATCAAAGATAAAAAAACTAGAAAAAGGAACTATCACATCTCCTAAGGGATTTTCAGCAAGTGGAACACATATTGGACTAAAAAAGAAAAAATTAGATTTAGCCGTTCTTTATAGTGAAGCACCAGCTACGGCAGCTGCTGTCTATACATTAAATCAAGTGCAAGCAGCTCCTATTGCAGTGACAAAAGAAGCGATTGCAAAAGAAGAAAAGATTCAAGCTGTTGTTATTAATAGTGGAAATGCGAATGCTTGTACAGGTACACAAGGAATAAAAGATGCAAAAGAAATGCAACAATTGACGGCGGAATTATTTCACATTCCTAGTCATTATGTGGCGGTTTCTTCGACAGGTGTCATTGGTCAATTAATGCCGATGGACGTAGTGCAAAAAGGAATACAAAACGTAACGTTACAAGAAGAAGATGGAGGAAAAAACTTTGCTACGGCTATTTTAACGACAGACACATATACCAAAACATCTGCATATCAACTAGAATTAAATGGAGAAACGATTACTATCGCAGGTGTATGTAAAGGATCAGGGATGATTCATCCAAACATGGCAACGATGCTTGCATTCATTACAACGGATGCGAACATTGAAGCTGCGGCTTTAAAAAAGGCGCTTAGTGAAGTAACGAATCAAACGTTTAACTGTATTACCGTAGATGGAGAAACATCTACAAATGACATGGTATTAGTGTTAGCAAATGGATTAGCATCCACACATACTTTAACGGAAACAGATGAAAACTATTCATTGTTCGTAGAAGCATTACGATTAGTAAGTGAAGATTTAGCGAAAAAAATTGCTCGTGACGGTGAAGGAGCAACAAAACTAATCGAAGTAACCGTAAAAGGTGCTAAAACAAACAAAGAAGCAGGAATTATTGCGAAAAAAATTGCTGGTTCTGATTTAGTGAAAACAGCTGTTTATGGAAAAGATGCTAACTGGGGAAGAATTATTTGTGCAATTGGTCATAGTGAACAACCGATTAATCCGGATACTGTCGATATCGCGATTGGACCGATTAACATGTTAGCACAATCACAGCCGGTTGTATTTGATGAAGAAAAAGCTTCTGAATATTTTGAGAAAAATGAAAAGATTGAAATTTTTGTCGACTTACATGTTGGAGACGGAAGTCAAAAAGCTTGGGGATGCGATTTGACTTATGATTACGTTAAAATCAACGCAAGTTATCGTACATGA